ACCACGCCGAAGTTCCAGGTTGCGAAGAAAGTCAGACGTTGGATTTGATGACAACATTGAAATGTCAAATATTGGAAAGCGGACACGGAGTGCATCAGCAACTAGGCAACAAAGTGatgctgaaaatgaaggTGATGGACCTATGGGTCTGAGTGAGTCAAGTCGGAAGAGCCACACTTCAGAATTAGCTGCATCTTCAAGAGGTACTAGAAGTAGACGAAAAGAAGCCAACGAGCCAAGTGAAATGGAAcaagatgaaattaaagataAATCtttaaaggaagaagaagaagaaaagaaaaaagggaaTGCCGATAGTCGAGATCAAGTTGGTGAAACCAACGATAATGTTTCTGAAAAGGTCGAAGACAGTGATGAGCCTGAGAGTAAATTGAGAAGGtcttcaagaaaaagaaaggttgAAGAGACTCTGCTTAATACAAAAAGGCAAAGGAGTTCGTCGGGAACACCAAATAAGCGGCGCTCTGGACGGAGAGGAAAAACCAAGTCGCCAACACCCCCAAAAGATTCCGATGCTGAAGAAGAGACAGGAATAGCCACCAGAAGAACTCGTCGCAGAACAAACCAGCAGGAGTAGTAAAAATCATTTAGAAAAGCAAAATATATAGTTAACTTTAGAAAAGAGGGATATACAAGGTTTGTAGTGTACATTAAGCATTAATAGTAATAACGGGGCTGTTTAATCATATCCAGAGTATGAGGGGATATCAAAATGGATGTTGGGATAATCCGTAGAGTATAATGGCAATGACCTATTATCCTCAGCGAAACCAACCTCCAAATCGCCTGGGAAAACATCTGCCTTATCTGTAAATTCAGTATCTTCGAGATCAATCGAACCAGTTGAGGATTTCAAGTACCGATTGAGAAACGACGGTGTAGATAGTTTCTCAAACCATCCATTCTGAAGATTTCTTTTCAAGTAGCTGTTCTCAATTTTAGTTACATCTACTCTCTTAGCACCAAACCCAGCATTTATAAGAGCTCTAGTGATCCATGGGTTAATTATACCACTGAAATGCATTTCCCATTGAGGACCAACAAAGTGATCAATTGTCATCTGTAAATCAAGTAAGGCCTGAACTGAAGTAGCATCGACAGCAACAACCTGCGAAAAGTCCAGGTGCAGGATCCTGAAGACAGGCCTGGAGTCTTCTATTCTCTTTCTATTCTGAATGTATTCATCACTTTCGTTACCATCATATGAAACATCATCACCAGCATTCGCATCCTCCAAATCTTTGATCTCTTTGTTAAAGAATTTTCTAAAATTCCCCATTTTAAGATGTTTCCAGTTTTCTTTCCAGTTCGATTCAGCATACGTATATTCACACCATAATCTTTCTCTATTATCATTGTGTGGTTTATAATCCGCTCTCACTTTTGCAATGATCTGATCAATTTGTAAGGAACAGTTAGAGTAAACAAAACTTTCAGACATTCTGTAAACTAGAACGCCAGATGGAGGTTTCTCTACATTGATATTCCCATTGATGAATCTAGTATGAACTTTGCTTGGATTATTAGGTTCTTTAGGAAGTGGTACCCACTTGTATACATAGCTAGTGGGTGGATTTAATGCTTGCTTGGTGGATTCATTAAATGgtgttttgttgattgaCGTGACTGAACCGTTTTCGGAAGTAGAGTTTTCTGAAGATGTTTTTAAGCCAGctggaagaagaattggatTTTCCAAAGTGGCAACTTTAACACGACCCAAAAAGGAACCATTTGGTAAGCACAATCTCCATAGTAATTGAGCAGCAGATGCACATAATGCAAAATAGATACCGTCCTCAATTGTAGCAAAAACAGTAATGAAAACACCggtaatgaaaataataaagtCAACCGGAGAAAACATGTAAAGTTTGGTTGTTAATTTGTAAGAAGCCAACAAACCAGCAACACAGTGAATAATAATCGCACATAATGTTGCATTTGGAATATAATAGAACCCATTGGTGAAAcaatatattgataataGTACTGAACAGCCTGTAATCAATGCTTTTAATGGAGTCTTCACACCACACTTTGCAGATAATGCAGTTCTAGAGAAAGAACCAGTAACTGGGTAAGCGCCAAAGAAAGTACCCACCATATTTGTGACACCGATGGCAATGAACTCTTGATTTGGATTGACTCTGTAGCCGTTAATTCTTGCAAAAGATTTcgaaattgaaatatgTTCAAGAACTAGCAcgattgttgaaattggaaGTTCGGAAGCAATGTGTTTTGCTAGACCAGGAGGAGGAACAAATCTTCCCACGTGTTTTAAGCCAGAAGGAATATCTCCAATAATTGAATAAGGTGCCTTTTTAGAATGTGGTCTATACCTTAGAACACCAAATGAGATACAAGTTGATATTATAATAACAAAAGCGGTTCTCAAGTTGAGGATATAGGTGATAGCAATCCTTTTCTTAGCATCGCTTTTatatttcttcaagtaaTACTCACATGTAAATTGCCAAATGTAAAGTATAACCAAACCCGTTAAGCCAAATGCAACGTCGACTTCTGTGTCTGGtaaatgtttcaaaaacGCAATGATGGTCTCACAGGTAGATTTGTGCTTACCAGCCTTTTTACTAAAACCAAATAGGCCAGCCAACTGGCCAGCCACAATGTTAAACGCCGAGCCAGTAGTGAATGCAAGAATAGCAGGCAAAGAAAGCAACTCAACAATAAACcccaatttcaacaaaccAATACCAAGCACAATACCCCCAGAAATTAAAGCTAAAGTGGTTGCAATCTCTTCATTAGAATATAATCCCGGATACTTGCCTTGGACTCTGGTCACAATTTTACCAACTTCTTGAGATAGAACAGCAACGGGACCTATACAAATTTCTCTTGAAGTGGCAAACAAGAAGTAAAACATTGCACCTATAAATGCGGAGTAGAGACCAAATTCTGGGCTTAAAGTAGCCAACTTAGCGTAAGACATTGATTGAGGGACTAAAACGATGGCAACCGTTACACCAGTAATGAAGTCAGAAAGCATCCAGTTCAAGTTTGTCGGGTAATGCGGGAACCAATCTATCACTGGAAAGATATTCTTCAAGTAACTCAATGAACGGCTCGTTGGGTTCTTGAAGAGATTCTTCACATAGGTTGTTGAGCTGATCTCCCTGGTGTGGAATTCAGGGACCTTCATattttggttgttttcGTAGAACGAAGCTTTATCCTCCTCGTAAGATATATCGGCCTGATATTGCATTAAGATGTTCTTTTTGCAAAAGTATTGTTTGGTGatgttggaaaaaaaaaggctaAATTATCAGTAGTTGTTAGTTTGATCTAAACTAAAACGTTTAAAGATAATCGATGCTTTAAATAGGAGGGATtaagttttcttttccccAGGTTGTAAAGGTTCAAttaatttgaaattcagGGATGTGTCACCAAAATAGGGAATAGCGGGCTTTGGATGGGGGGAGGGGTGTTTTAATTGATCTAACTATCTAGTGATAACACTCTATGAGCCACTTCAAAGCCACAAAGTCTAGTTAGCAGAAATGTGGTGCATTTTaacatcaatttcattcGCCTTACGAACTGTGGGAATCCATCATCCTAAATATGGTACACATAGGAACTGTGGATCAAAGTAAATATGTGGTGTCATGCTATTCATAAAACGAGATGCCTATTTTAGCAACTGTGGATGGTACGGATTCATGCTTGCCGGAAAAGGAAAGTGTGGTTTTCTACACCAAGTAGCCGACATAGCCGACTTAGGCGAAGAAAATCTACCTCTTTTAAGCGAATGTTCTTTTTGTGGCTTCTTTCGCGAACAGagtaacaaaaaaatgtcCCGTCATTTTTTAAAGGGTTTCAATTCCTGCTTCGATTGCTTATTTTggggtttttttttttttttttttttttttttggtttgtttgGTTATTATGCATTTTTAGTTTAATTATTTGcgactttttttttcttccatttttttcactctCGCACGTCGAAATGAACTTGTTGGTCCAGggagggaaaaaaaaaaaaattgaagtgGTCATTCTGTCATACCGAACTGGTTTTTGCTTATAAAGTTTTACTTCTTTTTTGGGCTTTATATCTTTTAATTTAAATAGATCCATACAGATTCAACCATGTCTCAAGGTACTTTATTCGGTTCTACTGAAACTAGATCCATTCTTCCTGTCGGCTTAGTCAAAGCTTTCAAGTTAGACATTGCTCttgaaaagagagaagcGCCAGCACAAAAGGCAGCTTTCCCAAACACCAAGGTCCCAGCTTTCATTGGTCCAAAGGGATTCAAGTTACAAGAATCCATTGCCGTTCTTTTCTACTTGATCTCTTTACATGATGCAGAATCTCCATTATTAGGTACTGACGTTGAATCCAAGGCCCAAGTCCTTAAATACCTTTCATGGGCTACTGCCGAATTAATGACTCCAGTTACTGTTGTTATTAAGATCTTGCTGAACAGAGTTCCATTCAACAAGAAGGCTCTTGATACTGCAAACGCTGAAGTTGACCAGCACGTTGCTCAATTAGAAAAGAGATTATTGACTCACACTTTCTTAGTTGGTGAAAGGTTAACTGTTGctgatttgtttgttgcATCTTGTTTCTACAGATGCTTTGCATTGACTTTTGGTAAGAAATGGAGAGCTGAACACCCAGTTTTTATGAGATGGTTCAACACGGTCATTAAGACCGAATACTTATCCTACTTCTTTGAcacttttgaatttgtcgATGAACCAGTTAAGCCACAACTACCATCAAAGAAGGAAACCAAGCCTAAACAAGAAGAAccagcaccagcaccagcaccagcacAGCCAAAGAAGGCAAAACATCCATTAGAAGAATTAGGTAAGCCAACCATTCCTTTAGATGAATTAAAGAGAAACTACTCTAACATGGAAACCAGAGAAGGTGCTTTACCATACTTCTGGAACACTTTCTACAACGACAAAGAATGGTCATTGTGGAGAGTCGACTACAAGTATAACGATGAATTAACCTTGACTTTCATGTCTAACAACTTAGTTGGTggtttcttcaacagattATCTGCTTCCACCAAGTACATGTTTGGTTGTGCTGTCGTTTACGgtgaaaacaacaacaacggTATCGTTGGTGCTTTCTTAGTTAGAGGCCAAGATTACAAGCCTGCTTTTGAAGTTGCTCCAGATTTCGAATCTTACTCCTTCACCAAGTTAGATGCTTCCAAGCCAGAAGACAGAGAATTCGTTGACAACATGTGGGCTTGGGACAAGCCAGTCATCGTTAATGGTGAGTCTAAGGAAATTGCTGATGGTAAGGTCTTGAAATAAGTGCCTTTGGGTAATTGTAAAAACCTTTTATACTTTTTAGTCTAGTTCTATCGAAAGTCTACTATAAGTTACACCGATTCATTAATAGAacattaaaaaaaatgaacgccaaaaaaaaaaaaacagactTAAAGCCGTTTTAAAAATAGATTCTCGTTGTTTCAAGTACATAAAATTTGGGTTACCGTTGATTAAAGGAAACCCATAATGCAGAAATTCTGCGGATGGGAAAACATTTCTTCGATTTTATCTAGATTCACACATCACAGGTGTCACCTGATCCTGACCTTCTTATAAAATCATTCACGGAGAATCATTTGGAGAATCTCCCACAGGTATGGACCACCAGTTGAGACATGAACCGTCCCTCATCCTTTTCAAGGAAGCTACACGAATAACATTCGATAACATCACGGGTGAATATAACTATAGAAAAtgttctttcttcaatttcctcaGTTATCTATCACTGTtggtttccatttttttgcagtttttgtttttggcATCAGATATTTATACATTAATCCAAATTTATGCATTAAACGACTGGGAAGAATTCCATGTTATTACGTATATTCCTGTTTTAACTTATAGAATCACATTCACTGTCTGCATAGGGATTTCATTCATTTATTTGATAGTGACTTGGGTTTTGGGGTTTTTTATCCAGCGCCGAAATAGAGTAGTTCCTTCTTACTTACACACTGGTGCAAGACAAATTGATTCTTTAAAAAGCTATGAGAGATTTTGCATCTACGAAGAAGTCCAAAGCAAAAAGGTACATGACTGGATTTGCCTTTCAATTTACACTGGATATCACTATGAACTTATAAATTGGCTGTTAGCTGATTCCCCAAGACAAATCCTCAATGGTGTGACCATCGCATACTCTGTATCTAATAAGTTTACCTCCGGGGAACTGGGTATGATTTTGAGCGATATTGCTAAgacaaataaaaaggaagcTGTCTTATTATCgtttatgtttttttcatttgttgtttggCTATGCTTCACATTTAAGAACTTTATTATCattttatcttcaatatgtATAATTCCTAAcataaaaagaaagaagaaaactAAGTTCAACAAATACTGTGCAGATCTAGTTGCTGCAAGAGTTTACAAGCTATACGACAGCAAGGCTAAAATGAATGAAGAAGAGttatcaaaaagaagaaaggtTCCTTCGTTCATCAAAAACAccaatgttgaagattctTCATTCATCACCGAAGATTATAATGATGGTACAGAAGATTTCGATATTGTGGATCCTCTTAGAGCCGACCAAACTAACGAATTAACAAATGATTCAGTTGTATCCTTAGAAAAACTCAATCCTTTTGATTCCTACTCTCAAGTATCAGAGTTCCCGTTATCACATTCAAGAGTCAACCTTGTGCCCAAAGCCTCTCTTCACCGTAGAAGTCCGTCAAAAAATCGTGTTTTTACCAATAATGAATACGAACTACATGAAATTACAATGAGTGACCCTCATAATGATGCCCCTCACAGTAAAACAACCAATCATTATGATAATGGAGTGAAACCAACAACTGACTATTCACATAGTACAAATAGTCCATTTTGTATTTCTGAAGCGGAAACTCAGGATTGTGGGATACGTGAAAGTTACGTATACATCCCTTCTAAAGTTTATGAGGAAGTTTACCACCAGCAGAGCCCTCTGAATGGTAAGCCGCCTAgaattgtttttgaaacaGAGGGCAATCCTAGCTCCGAATCATCCACGTTGCCACAGTACACCCCAACATCGAGCAAAAACAGAGAACACGCTTCACATAGAAAAGATCCAAAATACGATGGTGTGGATACTGATGGTGAAGAAAGTGAGGACGACGACgatgacgaagaagaagaagattatATAAAGATTGGACAAACTTCGTACGGGAATCCAAAACGTGGTAATTCACGAACTTTGTACGGTTCAAGGGGACTTGCCAATCATAGGACAATCATATAAACATCCAATTTGCACTAACTTCATTAAACAATCATCTTTGTAAACTTTTCTAACTACTAgtaatatatatatatatatatatctacTTATACTTTAACAACTCCCCTAATtatcttgaaaaaactaACTAAATAAAGGATTTACTTTAAAATGCAACgatatcaaagaaaatatgaATGTCTTTAAATCTTGTACTAGGTAGTAgaagattttcaaactttcGGCGTCATTCATACCTTTTATTGACACAAGTGATAAACGGCCAACAGTTTTCAgtaccttttttttgttaccACATCgaatttcaatttcttgctTAGACTCTCTCTCAGCCTTAGGCCAAAACACATCAGATTCAAGTAATATTTGACTTTCCTTGACAATACAAAGTATTTCTTCGAGCACTAGCAATGAGATACATACTTCCTTTCTGATCAACTCCTCATTTCTGTAATTGGTCTGGTTAGCGTATCTCAATGTTGCAAACTTATCGCCAGGATTGTGACGTATATCAAACTCAAGGAATTCATGCCCATGAACATTATCTTTATAACCACCCGAATAAAATCGGAGGTAGAATTCTGTATCAGTAGATCCCACGTTTAAATCAAAGGAATCAGACATTGACCGTTAGATATACCTTATATTGGCTGTTCTCTGTGGGATGGGTGCTGAGTCTACCAATGTTACAAAAAAGTTTAGGAGCGTGTTGATGAATATTAAGATAGTTACTCCTTTATAAACACCCAATGATGAATATATGTCACTAGTCAATCACCCCattaaaaaggaaagtAATAACGCTGGTTCTTTAACCAAGCAGTATATGAGCATTAATATAGACtgtttggaaataaaaCTCAACATGggccaaaaaaaagaaaaaaaattcaaagaaaatatctAACGAAGTGCCAAGTACAGCTCAAACGCAACAATACAACAAATATACAGGACTAATACCATTTGGCTTCAATTAAttgtctttgttttgttcTGCTCTATATTGTCATGGACATCGATTTGATTTACTAGTGAATACAAATCTTAGATTTGGCCTCAAAAGCAGAACTTCTGGTATTCGGGGTCACAAAGAAATATTCCATAAACGTATAATGCAATCAGACTAATTTAGGAAACAAACAGATTGAGACGCTAAGAGTTTCATCAGACTATCCAATAATGCATATACCTGTTTTCTCTCCACAggtaaagaaaaaatccaatcaaataatttttcGAATTTCCCATTTCGAGAGTCGCAGAAAATTGGACAAATTTTCATGGCAtcatttgttgaagatgattcaGTCATAAGAGGTTTTAATATATAGATAGAGCCCAAAAGCAAGTAAGAATGTCCGACATGACACCAGATCAGCAATACGAGCTTATCACAAGGAACCTTCAAGAAGTCCTTAATCCTCAAATTATCAAGAACgttcttgaaaatgaagatagACCATTAAGGGTCTACTGGGGTACTGCGCCAACTGGTAAGCCACACTGTGGTTATTTTGTTCCTATGGTCAAGTTGGCACATTTACTAAAGGCAGGTGTAGAAGTTACTGTCTTGATTGCTGATCTACATGCTTTCTTGGACAACATGAAGGCACCATTGGAAGTTGTTCAGTACAGAGCTAAGTACTACGAGTTTGTTGTTAAATCCATTTTAACCTCAATCAATGTTCCAATTGAGAAGTTAAAGTTTGTTCTTGGTTCTTCTTACCAGCTAACCCCTGAATATACTATGGATTTGTTTAAATTGTCAAACAGGGTATCTCAAAATGATGCAAAGAGAGCAGGTGCTGATGTTGTCAAACAGGTTGCAAATCCGTTGTTATCTGGTTTAATCTATCCTTTAATGCAAGTTTTGGACGAAGAATATTTAAAAGTTGATGTCCAATTAGGTGGTGTTGACCAGAGAAAGATTTTTGTTCTTGCGGAAGAGAATATCCAAGCTTTAGGTTACAAGAAAAGAGCACATCTAATGAATCGTATGGTTCCAGGATTAATGCAAGGTGGTAAGATGTCTGCTTCGGATCCAAACTCCAAGATTGATCTGTTGGAGCAACCaaaaattgtgaaaaagaagattaATCAAGCATTTTGTGCACCTGGTAATATTGAAGACAACGGTCTATTAGCATTTGTTAAAAATGTTCTAGGACCAATTTACGAATTAAAGCATGGTGACGGTAAGttccaattttttattgACAGACCTGAGAAGTACGGTGGTCCAATCACTTACAATACATACaaagaacttgaagatgCATTCAAGAATGAGCAACTATCCCCCGTGGATTTGAAATCTGGTGTTGCTGATGCAATCAATGTATTGCTAGCACCTATAATTGAGGAATATTCTGCAAACAAAGAGTTCCAAGAGGCAGAAACTAAGGGCTATCCTCCTCCAGCTCCAgaaccaaagaaaaataagaaGGTCAAAAACAGAGGTTCTAAATACCCTGGTGCTAAAGAGGTAAAAGTTGAAGCTACTAAGGACACATCTACCGAAGTAGTTGCTGAGAAACTCGACCAAACTAAAATCTAATATTTTACAAGTCTTTTATAAACTAGAGTGAGCTAATAACATGTATGCTTTTGTATAGAGTTAAGCAGCTTAAAAGCCAACTAAGAAAAGGTACTAAAACCttgaatttccaaattcattgaGCAGAGGCCTGTAccggaaaaaaaaaatcatttaGGTTAAGGAGACAGCaacacaagaaaaaaaataatttttaaCACCTTACCAGCCAAACATTAAATGTAGCTATGGACTGTATCATATTGTGCCATAGACCTAACACAGTGTTTCATATTGTGTAATTTACCCGGTTTTGGGAGTATGGAACCTCAACCGAGTCAGCATCCTCGTATTAAAGACTTGTTATCAGCAAATAGTTCTCCTGTGGTGGAATCACCATCTGCGGAATCTATTGATGCAGGTGATAAAAATAAGAAGAGGACGAACCTTGCATGCACAAATTGTCGTCAGAGGCATCTAAAGTGTGACGGGGGTGGTAATCCATGCTCAAGGTGCATACGGCTCAAATCAGACTGTATTTATCTAGAGGCTGATAAGAAAATTGTCATTAGTGTAAAATATTTGGATAAACTTCAAAGTATGATATCTAAGCTAAAGGTGGAGAATGCCAATTTAAGATCATTGAATAGAATAACAGATACTAAGGACGAAAATTCGAATATACAACACCTTAGTAATTTCAAAGGAGAGGCCTTAAATATTGGGAGTGAAGCTATTTCTCAATCTTCTGAGAAATCACCAAACTCAAACAAGCGTCCTTACCCTGAAGCGGAAGAATCACAAAAGGAAAGTGATAAAAGGAGTACCGAAATAATTCCTCCCTATCTTGAATCATACGGACGGCTTATCCATTCGAGAACAGGCGAACGTTTCTATGTTGGATCCTCTTCGATGACTTTATTTGGATTGGAAATCAATAGGTTAGTTGCACCaattattgaacaaaaagaagCCTCTGGATCTCCCGAATCTGTAACTTCCCACAATGGAAAGAATGAGACCATTTTAGAGAAGGAAGGGAATGCCTATCGAATTATGCTAGGTAAAACACATTCTAGGCCTGGGATGGACGTTAATTTTACATTACCGAGTTACAGTTATGCCATGCTCTTGGTTGACTCTTTCATTTCATATAATGATGGCTGCTTTTACTTTTTTAATGAGGGATTGGTCAAGGAAAACCTTAGAAGAATTTAccatgatgatgaaaaaagaGGATTCAAGCTTGATTATGGTATCGAATCTCTCAATAATGCACCCGATAATGATCCAACTTTGGAAACGATTTGGTTTTGCAAATTGCTATTGATATTTGCAGTTGGTGAAATGTACCTTGGTACAGCTAATTATCTTAATGGATATAAAATTAATGATAAGAATAAACTCAAAAAACAGAAGATGTCTCGAAAAAGCTCGTCAGTCAATTCATCCAATGAAGATACATCAAAGCGgaagaaacagaaataTCACCACGACGCAACAAAGCTACCCGGATctggatttttcaatcaGGCAAGCGATTTGTTTACTGGGTTGTTTGCAAGTGGATCGATTGATAATTGTACCAGGGAAGGTGGCGTTGAAGTGTTGCTATTGTATGCTTTCTATTTACAGGTTGCAGATTGTACAGCAGCTTCatacttttattttggGATTGCATTGCGTGCCTCTTTGTTGATGGGCTTACATGTTGATGTTGGTAAAGATACGTTGAATCGCTTTGAGTTAGAACACCGAAGAAGATTATGGTGGACGGTTTATATGTATGAACGGATGTTAGCGTCAAAGGCTGGCCTACCATTATCACTAACTGATGAGGATATTTCTTCAGAGCTTCCGAATGATTTTGACATGTCGAATCCAGGACCAGGTTGTGAAAACTATATATTTCCAGAGGCCGAGTTTATCAGCAACTGTGTCAAGATCACCAAGGTGAATGCCACAATTTTAAGAAAATTATACACTAGACATCCATCTTCGAATATCTTGCCAATTGTTCATGAATTGGTAGTTTCATTGCTCAAGTGGAAAAAGT
The Pichia kudriavzevii chromosome 2, complete sequence DNA segment above includes these coding regions:
- a CDS encoding uncharacterized protein (PKUD0B02520; similar to Saccharomyces cerevisiae YKL015W (PUT3); ancestral locus Anc_2.654) encodes the protein MEPQPSQHPRIKDLLSANSSPVVESPSAESIDAGDKNKKRTNLACTNCRQRHLKCDGGGNPCSRCIRLKSDCIYLEADKKIVISVKYLDKLQSMISKLKVENANLRSLNRITDTKDENSNIQHLSNFKGEALNIGSEAISQSSEKSPNSNKRPYPEAEESQKESDKRSTEIIPPYLESYGRLIHSRTGERFYVGSSSMTLFGLEINRLVAPIIEQKEASGSPESVTSHNGKNETILEKEGNAYRIMLGKTHSRPGMDVNFTLPSYSYAMLLVDSFISYNDGCFYFFNEGLVKENLRRIYHDDEKRGFKLDYGIESLNNAPDNDPTLETIWFCKLLLIFAVGEMYLGTANYLNGYKINDKNKLKKQKMSRKSSSVNSSNEDTSKRKKQKYHHDATKLPGSGFFNQASDLFTGLFASGSIDNCTREGGVEVLLLYAFYLQVADCTAASYFYFGIALRASLLMGLHVDVGKDTLNRFELEHRRRLWWTVYMYERMLASKAGLPLSLTDEDISSELPNDFDMSNPGPGCENYIFPEAEFISNCVKITKVNATILRKLYTRHPSSNILPIVHELVVSLLKWKKSLPRDINCDFSKDNIEISRLIANMMTEYFQGINLAVRPLLLHFVLVNLKSSNPKEGKYLDLSKYSSIILALLNASFQASINTIRSLWALVPENMVALFGYMDREYLFNATATLVLFNATFGVFEATNEHLDHALTLFTKMRNLGNHPATLRREQILRLLSILDFNGAMSTLIAKHDDNKRPPSSMLNSDTSFGHNVSRSTQSNMGNPESFLNTTNEPMRAKTVSDILTAFQMPRSQFQKPQAQPEVQTPTPTQSQTQTQTHSDMNNEIIKRRIIQHQGIHIPESANLEPHSLDNINPPNLAPFSPNLASLFNHIDDVMEIEQLSSNGNDLELWKDITTKAAWLQNDMVSEIDHIFDTNHDGLENNDNL